From a region of the Oryza sativa Japonica Group chromosome 6, ASM3414082v1 genome:
- the LOC4340801 gene encoding uncharacterized protein: protein MPPPPPPPPPGNVAEEQPWEYTLRKYLLLLATLVATVAYGAGFSPPGGVWSDAKDGVHLAGDPVIRDHYNGRYLLYFYCNATAFVSSLVVIVLILLFAVLHEKRNVRVTVMPLRAVMVLDLVSLMGAYAAGTCRDRTTTTFTVVLVSLVVVYVALQVVLASLPAGEHDGDEHVVKEKSRKVLLLLATFATSLTYVAGLSTPGGFWSDSDAAAGHRAGDAVMGDRHPARLTVFLLCNTTAFVASLLVIVLLLDRKLRDGTVRAWELYGCVLVSLAGLVGAYAAGSSRAAHTTAYVVALIGAVLAYIAIHLAVVACAARALSNTGMSEKLAGMYSSVKERRYHLRQPARELAQANDDREKLLNQALEKARSLVLLLATLAATITYQAVLDPPGGYWQVDKDGHKAGDPILLTINAKRYKTFFYFNSTAFVASLLAIILVQSKSLLKRHALEAAMILDLFGLMGAYAAGSCRDASTSINVMAIAGAVLVYVVIHIVFFTLDHNDGSMLGEDNALLEKRRKRLLLFAILCATITYQAGLTPPSGCWQDDDKQHGYHAGHPVLFSNHPRRYKAFFYCNTTSFMSSIALIILLVNPNLYRPAIHSYALSVCMVAGMFGLMGAYAAGSSQHMRTSIYIFVLLFIFLVLLLVAFVVHQKSQGTQNRRTNEAEVPNTNDIKRKQYTKRKNLMLLGILAASVTYQAGLHPPGGVWQSNDDAGHAAGDPVLHDKQKLRYHAFFYSNSISFMASIIVIILLLPESLKLNVNEWLLKAMNTTVVLDMIGLLVAYGTGSSRDWDTSGYVIAMAIFVLGYISIHAMLSKLSQVANHRVASEDPESQVLGNGLHQARGVCVGLHPSINVVQ from the exons atgccgccgccgccgccgccgccgccgcccgggaaTGTTGCGGAGGAGCAGCCATGGGAGTACACGCTGCGGAAGTACCTCCTGCTGCTGGCCACgctggtggcgacggtggcgtacGGCGCCGGGTTCAGCCCGCCGGGCGGCGTGTGGTCGGACGCGAAGGACGGcgtccacctcgccggcgacccCGTCATCAGGGACCACTACAACGGCCGCTACCTCCTCTACTTCTACTGCAACGCCACCGCGTTCGTGTCGTcgctcgtcgtcatcgtcctcatcctcctcttcgCCGTGCTCCACGAGAAGCGGAACGTGCGGGTCACCGTGATGCCGCTGCGCGCGGTCATGGTGCTCGACCTCGTCAGCCTCATGGGCGCCTACGCCGCGGGGACGTGCCGGGACAGGACCACCACCACGTTCACCGTCGTGCTCGTCTCCCTCGTCGTCGTCTACGTCGCGCTGCAGGTGGTGCTCGCCTCGCTGCCcgccggcgagcacgacggcgacgagcacgTCGTGAAGGAGAAGTCGCGCAAGGTGCTCCTGCTGCTCGCCACGTTCGCCACGAGCCTCACGTACGTCGCCGGCCTGAGCACGCCGGGAGGCTTCTGGTCGGActcggacgccgccgccggccaccgcgccggcgacgcggtCATGGGCGACAGGCACCCGGCGAGGCTGACGGTGTTCCTCCTCTGCAACACCACCGCGTTCGTCGCGTCGCTGCTCGTCATCGTGCTGCTCCTCGACCGGAAGCTGCGCGACGGCACGGTGCGCGCCTGGGAGCTGTACGGGTGCGTCCTCGTCTCGCTGGCGGGGCTCGTCGGAGCCTACGCCGCCGGGAGCTCCAGGGCGGCGCACACCACCGCCTACGTAGTAGCTCTGATCGGCGCTGTCCTCGCCTACATTGCCATCCATCTGGCCGTCGTCGCGTGCGCCGCGCGCGCACTTAGCAACACCGGCATGTCGGAGAAGCTTGCTGGGATGTATTCTTCGGTGAAAGAACGGCGATATCATCTCAGGCAACCGGCCCGAGAATTAGCCCAGGCTAATGATGACAG GGAGAAGCTACTGAACCAAGCTCTAGAGAAGGCTCGCTCTCTTGTTCTATTGCTCGCCACTCTGGCAGCAACCATAACTTACCAAGCAGTGCTTGACCCGCCGGGTGGTTATTGGCAGGTTGACAAGGATGGCCACAAGGCTGGTGACCCAATTCTCCTAACAATTAATGCTAAGCGGTATAAGACATTTTTCTATTTCAACTCAACTGCCTTCGTGGCATCCTTACTCGCCATCATCCTGGTGCAGAGCAAGTCTCTGCTTAAGCGCCATGCACTGGAGGCAGCCATGATTTTAGACTTATTTGGGCTCATGGGTGCATATGCAGCTGGTAGCTGCCGGGATGCAAGCACCTCCATAAATGTCATGGCCATAGCTGGTGCAGTGCTGGTGTATGTGGTGATCCATATCGTGTTCTTCACACTAGATCACAATGATGGCAGTATGCTAGGTGAAGACAATGCACTGCTGGAAAAGAGGCGCAAGAGGTTGCTCCTTTTTGCGATCTTATGTGCAACCATCACCTATCAAGCTGGGCTAACCCCGCCAAGCGGCTGCTGGCAAGATGATGATAAACAACATGGTTATCATGCAGGTCACCCAGTCCTCTTTAGCAACCACCCACGCCGTTACAAAGCCTTCTTCTACTGCAACACAACAAGCTTCATGTCATCCATCGCCCTTATCATACTCTTGGTCAATCCAAATTTGTATAGGCCAGCCATTCATAGCTATGCGCTCTCTGTTTGCATGGTGGCTGGCATGTTTGGTCTCATGGGTGCCTATGCTGCCGGAAGCTCACAACATATGCGGACATCCATATATATCTTCGTTTTGCTATTCATTTTTCTGGTCTTACTTCTTGTAGCATTCGTGGTGCACCAGAAATCTCAGGGCACGCAGAACAGGAGAACAAATGAAGCGGAAGTACCTAATACGAATGACATCAAGCGTAAACAGTACACCAAGCGCAAGAACTTGATGCTACTGGGGATTCTAGCAGCGAGTGTCACCTACCAGGCCGGCTTGCACCCACCGGGTGGCGTGTGGCAGAGCAATGATGATGCTGGGCATGCTGCGGGTGACCCAGTCTTGCATGACAAGCAAAAGCTACGGTATCACGCCTTCTTCTACAGTAACTCCATTTCCTTCATGGCGTCTATCATTGTTATCATCTTGTTGTTGCCAGAGTCGCTAAAACTGAATGTCAATGAGTGGTTGTTGAAGGCAATGAACACGACAGTTGTTCTCGACATGATTGGACTCCTGGTAGCCTATGGTACTGGCTCTAGTAGGGATTGGGACACATCTGGATATGTCATCGCGATGGCAATATTTGTTCTAGGCTACATTTCAATCCATGCTATGCTATCGAAGTTGAGCCAGGTTGCCAACCATCGTGTTGCTTCTGAGGATCCTGAGTCTCAAGTACTTGGTAATGGTTTGCATCAGGCGCGTGGGGTCTGTGTGggactccatccatccatcaatgtTGTTCAGTGA
- the LOC107281260 gene encoding uncharacterized protein, whose protein sequence is MVIWYLPVKDRLKRLYSIRDDAELMRWHQEGRKNGGKIRHPADARQWKNFDALHPEFAKDPRNVRFALSTDGMNPFGDLRNTHNTWSVLLTMYNLPTWICQKRKYILLSILIQGPRQPGINIDVFLQPLMEDMQELWEEGSRMWDEYRREHFTLHAIIFITINNLPANFSLSGQFKGKFGCLICINKTSYKYLTSSTKGVYMRHCQFLPQRHRWRAKARLFDNIVENDLAPETRTGGSVFELTKNIKVVFSKLKKKPVKRKKRTNQEKIDAPLEETYFNMMEHLIVHIIPQIVEIGPLYLHQMWAYERYMSVMKGYVRNRAHPEGSMIEGYITEVVVECCIDYIKDTEPIGVTPLLHEGRLAGTGIVGKKRFYDEDFKDVAEAHSSVLQQLAIVEPYIQEHMNEIRARNPRRTAIWICKEQKRKFPEWLKEKDMPLGDSLKEKTLRRLANCPTSLVTSWQGYDIGGYRFYTMFKVKKSAAQNSGVRVEAFDASDEKKSYYGIIQDIWELDYGLNIQIPVLRCQWVRDTTGVSIDDYGLMVVDRSKLGHKDDPWVLAKRVAQVFYVNDPFDDKMAIAVPGKQNIIGIDSIEDASDYNQYDDVPLFTDFPNRIKEVETSLDEDLFFADPAIFPEPPAYHLLPKPLTTPTPPSSPIEDAADHLLPKQAPPTDDAGDHLLPELPADHLLPDLLRPRRQMFSVHVPQGRCGCLSLTFRVPLDIANVEWDTEDSDSGGNIEWDADGETETFHRP, encoded by the exons ATGGTGATATGGTACCTGCCAGTTAAAGATCGCCTGAAGCGACTATATTCCATCCGTGACGACGCCGAGTTGATGAGATGGCACCAGGAGGGTAGGAAAAATGGCGGTAAGATCCGACACCCCGCTGATGCTCGACAGTGGAAAAACTTTGATGCACTACACCCGGAATTTGCAAAGGACCCGAGAAATGTAAGGTTTGCACTGAGCACGGACGGAATGAACCCGTTCGGTGACCTAAGGAACACACACAACACCTGGTCAGTTCTGCTAACGATGTACAACTTGCCTACATGGATTTGCCAGAAGCGAAAGTATATTCTTTTGTCTATCCTTATACAAGGTCCAAGACAGCCTGGGATTAACATAGATGTGTTTCTGCAACCATTGATGGAAGACATGCAAGAACTGTGGGAGGAAGGGTCACGAATGTGGGACGAGTACCGTAGGGAACATTTTACTCTGCATGCCATCATATTCATTACGATCAACAACTTACCGGCAAACTTTTCGCTCTCGGGCCAGTTTAAGGGGAAGTTCGGATGCCTCATATGTATCAACAAGACGTCGTACAAGTACCTCACCTCGTCAACCAAGGGTGTGTACATGCGTCATTGTCAGTTCTTACCTCAGCGGCATAGGTGGCGTGCGAAGGCCAGATTGTTCGACAATATAGTAGAGAACGATCTAGCTCCTGAAACACGAACTGGTGGCTCTGTCTTCGAGCTGACAAAGAACATTAAGGTTGTATTCAGCAAGCTAAAGAAGAAGCCCGTCAAGAGGAAGAAACGGACAAATCAGGAAAAAATTGATGCACCTTTAGAGGAAA CTTACTTCAACATGATGGAGCATCTGATTGTCCACATCATACCTCAGATTGTCGAGATTGGTCCCCTATATCTACACCAGATGTGGGCGTACGAGAGGTACATGTCCGTCATGAAAGGGTATGTCCGTAACCGAGCTCATCCGGAGGGATCAATGATAGAGGGGTACATAACTGAGGTGGTGGTAGAATGCTGCATAGATTACATCAAGGACACCGAACCCATCGGTGTGACCCCCCTTTTACACGAGGGCCGGTTAGCTGGGACAGGGATCGTAGGCAAGAAAAGGTTCTATGATGAGGACTTCAAAGATGTAGCGGAAGCACATAGCAGCGTTTTGCAACAGCTCGCCATCGTCGAGCCGTACATTCAGGAACACATGAACGAGATAAGAGCCCGCAACCCTAGAAGAACGGCCATTTGGATATGTAAAGAACAGAAACGGAAATTTCCTGAATGGTTGAAGGAAAAAGATATGCCGTTGGGTGATTCGCTGAAGGAAAAAACTTTGCGCAGGCTAGCAAATTGCCCAACTAGCCTTGTGACCTCATGGCAAGGGTACGATATCGGTGGATATAGGTTTTACACGATGTTCAAGGTCAAGAAAAGCGCAGCTCAGAACAGCGGAGTTCGGGTGGAGGCGTTTGACGCATCAGATGAGAAGAAGTCTTACTACGGGATCATACAGGACATTTGGGAGCTGGACTATGGCCTTAACATACAGATCCCGGTGCTACGATGCCAATGGGTCAGAGACACAACAGGCGTATCCATCGATGACTACGGCCTGATGGTTGTGGATCGTAGCAAACTAGGACACAAGGATGATCCGTGGGTTCTTGCTAAGCGTGTTGCTCAGGTTTTCTATGTCAATGATCCTTTCGACGATAAGATGGCCATTGCTGTACCGGGAAAGCAAAACATCATTGGCATTGATAGCATTGAAGACGCGTCAGATTACAACCAATACGACGACGTCCCTTTGTTCACAGATTTTCCTAACCGGATCAAGGAAGTTGAGACAAGCCTTGACGAAGATCTGTTTTT CGCCGACCCCGCCATCTTCCCCGAGCCACCGGCCTACCACCTCCTCCCCAAGCCGCTGACGACGCCGACCCCGCCATCTTCCCCGAtcgaggacgccgccgaccacctccTCCCCAAGCAGGCGCCGCCGActgacgacgccggcgaccaccTCCTCCCCGAGCTGCCGGCCGACCACCTCCTCCCCGACCTCCTCCG GCCTCGTCGACAGATGTTTAGCGTCCATGTTCCTCAAGGCCGGTGCGGATGTCTCAGCCTCACCTTCCGTGTCCCACTCGACATTGCCAATGTCGAGTGGGACACGGAAG ATAGCGACAGCGGGGGCAATATCGAGTGGGACGCAGATGGTGAGACCGAGACATTTCACCGGCCTTGA